gattctgactttAGATTTGTAACTTGAaatcaatatcatcatcatcatcatcatcatcatcatcatccaggCAGCTGTCGCTTGATGTATTTTTACTCATTATATTTGGGCGattccattcattcattcagtcagaTGAAACGTTTTCATCGTGAAAACTGAGCAGGtatcatttgaaaaaagaatcTCATTAATGGGGGCGACTGGATTCACAGACTCCAGAGGAATAtctatcatattatattatcatATTGACCTGCAGAAAGAAGTCCAGTTCACTGGATGTCAGTCTGTTTAGTgtggagaaacaaagagaataGTGCTTCAACTTCAGGTGGGAAGAGAGAAATCTACCAAACAGACGATGGCACATGAAGAAATAAACGGAACAAAATGTGGTTTTGGAGATGAACATGAACAATAGTGGTGTGAAACGATATTATCTCCATACTTGAGTCACAATTCTATATACTGCAAGTAagcttttttaactgcatattataatgtattgttttgaactgttttgtcaaataagaaacaaTTCTCAGTCcgttcacttcagtctttttatttctacacagaGGGAGTCGAGCCCTCAGACTGACCAACATGATCAAAGTTAAACCCTGTGAGGCTGCATGGACCTCATAATCTGAACTGTTGGTACTCCAGTCTCATGGAACTTTAAGATGAACTCTTAACAATGCAACTCGTTCAAAttgaattgtgcaaccccttcagcaattaaaaatttaaaaaagcatatttcctattaagataaaaaaatatcgatacttggcggccatgagacgatataatatcGCCACACAACATATTGCAATACCATGCTGAATCGATTTTTTGCCCACCTCTAATGAACAACAGATGAAGAATCTCCATTTAGAGAAatatctgtttgatttttactgtaACTAAAATGTCCAGCCATTGGTCTTTGCCGGTGATAACGCATCATATACATACAGCAGGCTGGTCACTTCTGGACACAGTGGTCATTTTCCTTTAATGTCAGATCTGTTTAGATTTGTACCACAACAACTCCAGGGGTCATCCGTCTCCTCAAAACAGTCATTTCTAAAGACAACGACAGTCGTCTGTGTCCATTGCCTGTTTCAAATTAGAGGAATTTTCCCTCTTTTGTTGAACCTCCTCGacctttacttttttaaaagttgaaccAAAAAGGCGCCTGGACTCGGCTGAAGTTCAACCACGTTATCCAAGTCCAGGTGATTTAAACTTTGGATCacctaaaggccctgacacaccaacgAGATTATCGGCCGTCTGTCCTAGTTGGACAGTTGGTGAGCGGTTCTCGCCCTAGTAGTTGTGTGTCCAACTCTACCCGTCggcctttttttggccaattTCGAAACGTTGAATCGGCGTCAACGGTCGGTGaaaggaatctctctgatttgctgtttggaggtttcatttctctccagtgaaatggtccatttaccattcagtaaagccccttgagcatgccgctgtagtctccatgctttcacccattagtgcggtttctccttatttgtcgcctccgcctcttcttttctttttccactcaaagaccaagaactgacaacgccagcgccattttcaactttttatcagacattattctggATTAGTAGGCTACATATAATACGACGTGAGGCGACGCAACAGGCGGCCTTCGTTtaccactagttctttgccgtcggcttggtgtgtcagggcctaaATGACAGAAAACCTTCACAGATGTATTTTGCTTCCCTCCCTCAGATCTTCTACAGAAACCCTCGGTACATCCTCTTCATCCACCTGGTGGTCAACGACATGATCCAGGTGACGCTGACTATAACCCTGTTCATCATCAGCTACACCATCCACAGTGTGCATGTCCCCGTCTGTTGGGTCATAATCCTGCTGGCTCTCTTTGCCACCGAGAACACGCCTCTCAACCTGGCCTGCATGGCGGTGGAGTGCTACATCGCCATCTGCATGCCGCTGCGCCACGTGCAGATCTGCACCGTCAGGAGAACGTTGGTGCTGATCGGTTTGATCTGGTTTACGAGCATGTTGTCGGTCCTTCCTGATCTCTTTGTGACCTTGGCCACCGAGCCGCTGGACTTCTTCGGCTCCCGGGTGTTCTGCCTCAGACAAACGGTCTTTCCAAATCCAGTTAACACAATAAGGAGGGACGCCCtgtattcagtgtttttagtCGTAATCTGGATCACTATCTTCTTCACTTACTTTAAGATCCTGTTCACGGCTAAAGCAGCGAGCAAAGACGCTAAGAAAGCCAGAAACACCATCCTGCTGCACGGGttccagctgctgctgtgtaTGGCCACGTATGTCGGCCCTCCATTATTAACCATCATAAAGCATTGGTTTCCTCGGGACTACACAGACCATCTGTTCGCTTATTATATCACTATACAAATCCTGCCCAGATCCATTATTCCGTTCATCTATGGCGTACGAGACAACACCTTCAGGAGGTACCTGAAAAGGTATCTGTGTTGTAAAGTCACCGTGCGATCCTCAACCATACGTAACCTCCATTAGAGCCGGGTCACAAAAACATTCTTACAATGACGGCTATTCATACTAAAGGTCGACACACTTTCAAATCCAGAGGTAAACTAAAGCCCCGTGTCCACATAGCGTGTTTTTCTGAGCGCCATagtatttttaaaattgttttcaataaggagagagcgtttgcagcagagaaaaaacCCTGTAGCAGGTTTGACAAGGTTTTAATTTGGGGTGCCAGTCAGAGTCaagtctgacaaataaaaattaaatgcaaacaaaaaatagtcAACCTGCACAAAATAGGAGCTAAGCAAgagcaaaaacaatcaaacaaaacagcaatgcGATttcaataatatatattttcacagGTATCAACCACACTGCAACAAAATGACTGTGAGCACGGCGTGTGTGCGTGgttcacagtctgtgtttgtaaagCAAAGTTCACTCCTGTGCCGAAAAAAGTCCGCTCCGGTATACTCACAACCCACAGTTCGGTCCATTTCAGTTCAATGttcaagtacaaaacaaaaactatttttacGGTTTTACGGGCCTCGAAAACAAATAAGGAAACAAACTCAAAAGAAAACCAGCGTCTCtcttcaaaacacacagaaacaaaagacacaccAGGTACTCACGGTACCAAAGTTTTTTAAGTCAGTCAGTAGGTTTAAGTCAGAGTTGGGCTTTTCTCTGGCATCTCCTGACTCCAGGGAACAGCTGATCCGCCAGgaacagggaaataaacaaatccaacaGGTAGCCGGCCTGACAGCAACGGACCTCCAGCGACGAAGATATAAAGATATAAAACGGACTTTCAAACAGGCTCTATGCCGAGCTAACACTTCTCCTTCACTGACTTTCTTTTCAATCACTCTCCGCCTCTGATCACCGGTGACTTGCACCTCTACAAATGTCCTTCCTGGAGGACGGATTCAGACTTCGCGGCACTGTGGCTGTTTTTCATTGGAGTGTGAGATGAATGTGGGTGGATGACGGAGGTGGATGGAGGTGTGTACAAAGAGGATTCTGACTCTGCAGGCGCTACAACCCTTTTTCCAAGCGTTCCGCCTTTTTTATACCACAGCTCCGTGTGCTCAAGTTGTCggttccaaatgtttgatattccccgtagtatttgccgcctacagatcgtgtcttgtacccacatcctcctcgcttcGTGTCTGATctggaaataaacgatctcaaatataaaacatgcagtaaaagcAGTAGACTGTTGACAACCACTGCTTCAGGCGCGGACGCTAGGGTGGGCTTGTTCCGATGTTCTCCTGGACCTCTTCTTCTTGATAGCCAAGTTTTTCGCTGTAGGTTACGCAATAGGTGACATAGCCTCAATGGATGCACCTGATTGGATACATAGTCCCTGGACTCATATGGAGGGAATAGAGCTCTGGACTCATATGGAGGGAATAGAGCTCTGGACTCATATGGAGGGAATAGAGCTCTGGACTCATGGAGGGAATAGAGCTCTGGACTCATATGGAGGGAATAGAGCTCTGGACTCATATGGAGGGAATAGAGCTCTGGACTCATATGGAGGGAATAGAGCTCTGGACTCATATGGAGGGAATAGAGCTCTGGACTCATGGAGGGAATAGAGCTCTGGACTCATGGAGGGAATAGAGCTCTGGACTCATATGGAGGGAATAGAGCTCTGGACTCATATGGAGGGAATAGAGCTCTGGACTCATATGGAGGGAATAGAGCTCTGGACTCATATGGAGGGAATAGAGCTCTGGACTCATGGAGGGAATAGAGCTCTGGACTCATATGGAGGGAATAGAGCTCTGGACTCATATGGAGGGAATAGAGCTCTGGACTCATGGAGGGAATAGAGCTCTGGACTCATATGGAGGGAATAGAGCTCTGGACTCATATGGAGGGAATAGAGCTCTGGACTCATATGGAGGGAATAGAGCTCTGGACTCATGGAGGGAATAGAGCTCTGGACTCATATGGAGGGAATAGAGCTCTGGACTCTCCGGCTCTCCAAAGGAAATGAATAGAGAGCGTTGAGAAGCTATCCGTTGTCAGAACCAGTGGAACCGTactgtaagaaaaacacaactaacATATTCTatttgtgggcggcagtagctcagtctgtagggacttgggttgggaaccagagggtcgccggttcaagtcccagtgcagaccaaatatggaagttggtctggtagctggagaggtgtcagatcacctcctgagcaccaCCGAGGTGcgcttgagcaaggcaccaaagcccctccccaccatcagctcaggagcgcccgctgtgggccgctccgtcactctgacatctctccattagtgcatgtccataggatcctgtttgtgtgtatatacttcagcctatgtgtgtgttcatgactacagagtgtaaaaactgaaatttccccttgtggggatcaataaaggtaaatcttaaatcttgtGTCCACAGAGAGTCAATATCTTCATTTAATTTTATGTGTATGGGCTTGCCTAGTTTTCCTAGCTCTCGATGCCTCAGGGATTAGTCGAGTAATCGTATCCTCATGACCTTCATCAGACGGAAAGGGGAGGGCCTTGAAGAGGGGGTCCAAAGCTGAGGCTAAGGAGAGTTTGTCCTTAATGTCACCGAGACGGGTATGGCTGCAGCCCTGGTGCTTTCTCGTCTCGTGTGATGTGGCACCCGCTCCTCCCGAAATATACAATGGCAAGTGCGCTGGGTCGAGAAGCAGTTTTcagaaacgtttttttaaaattaattaaaacattacCACCGCACCAAAAGAAGACAAGGGCATGTGTGAGTGCATATACAGCACACAAgaatggcaaaaaaaagtatttagtcTTGAATGTACCAAAGTGGACAAACCATAAAACTCGCTAGCTAGCTTAAATTCgttgaaaaacacattaaatgctAACGCAGTTTCAAATGCTAATATcgtctataataataatatacgCTAACCCCAGAAACACAACAATTAGAGTGCATATACAGCACAAAAGAATTGGaaattgcttattttttatttagtcttgaATGTATATGCATAAGCACCTAGTATGTTTGTATCACATGTGACAATTCAGTTGcatgatttcctgagctttattttgaaaattagaaGCTCAGGGGTCACGGCTTCAGGCCACCAGGCGAGAGCATCCAGCACTGAAGATTTTAAAACCAGGATAAAGCATCattgatgactgtgtgtgtacgtcTCTCTGCTTAACGCTTctgatttgttgattgatgTAATATTTGCTTATTGTCTTCGTTCTGAAACTTTGAGGCTGCAGACTCGGCCCGggctctctttaaaaaaagatcttgtATCTCAAAGAGAATAttttcctggtaaaataaagtcaaataaaaaaatcttgtgTCCAGACCATTATTCTTAAAGGAACCACAGATCTGTCCCTTTATCTTTCTCTGCACATACTgtccctgcatagttaacttcatcattcattttgtacttgtaccCCTATTTTTATGTatcttatctaatctattctgtttaatgtgtattttctatTTTGAGCTtactgcaacgcccgaatttcccctctggggatcaataaagtactatcctatcctatcacGACTGGCTAAGGTGCTTCGGTCAAAGAAACTTGAGATATGCTGACTGCCAAGAAGACGTGCAACAGCGGGAATTTTAAGAGCTGAGGCTATAATTTAAAATGCTACGATACGTAGCATGTTAGCAGCACTGTCAGGGACCATTGAAGGTTCTTTTCatttaacattcatttattgCTTCTGTTAACaagtccgccatattgcttccTGTGTGACGTTTGCATAACGGTCTGTACAACATTTGACACTGATTACCACTTAGACAGGAAATGGGAAGGGATGGTTAAATAGGGGTCGGTCACTCTGGAGTTCCAACCATCGCACGCAAGTGCCACTCGCTCTCTGtcgacttttttatttttcttctttatttagtGATAAGAGACATAAGAGGCTAGCTAACAGGACAGAGGAGAATACTTTGGGTGACACGGGATGGCAGCAGCAATAAGAgagaaataatgaataaataataaataaaagcaaaaaggcaaacaaagaaCAGACAATCATCTGGATGTGgtagttatttaaaaaaggataagaaataataataatagtaaaggGAGCTAAATTgagcatgaaaataaaagtggaTGTGTCGAGAAGTCCTGATGATGAATATGATGTGAATATAacgaggaagagagaggaaataagtataagtaataataataataaagcggTGGCTAGTAGGGCGGGTTTCTCCAATTCAAATtcgattcagggaaatcctgacATCgattcttttgttgttgtaatgacGCAGAAGTGGGgcttcattaaaacagaaattaTTGATTTCAAGATTTTTCTGGATCGATATTGAATCAGAATAAATATATTACAATCCATTGATGTTTGTAGAAAAGGCCCCAAAGTTACATGTTAAGGTTTTTGCTTTATGTTAAAATAGTGTTTGATTCCTGTTCAGTTGAATGTGATGATATTGTGCTCAATAGGGGAGAGGTGTCACCTGCTGGTCATATAGTGAATTACATCATGTAGTAATGAGCAGTGTGCATCAGTCGATGACAGATGAGCCATCAGTTTGCAGAGTAATCACTTCACAAGTTGGTTGTGCGTGAATGAAAAGAGTGAGTACTTACCTGAAGTCTTATATGTGACACTGTGTGTTCTTTAATGTTGAGGCAAAGTTGTTAACTCCCGCGGAGCCGGAGTTTAGAGCTT
The Labrus mixtus chromosome 7, fLabMix1.1, whole genome shotgun sequence DNA segment above includes these coding regions:
- the LOC132977257 gene encoding odorant receptor 131-2-like gives rise to the protein MNVSSANMTVVVRFPDSLSKAVTKNVIVVFLVISINYINASLVHTFSKHQIFYRNPRYILFIHLVVNDMIQVTLTITLFIISYTIHSVHVPVCWVIILLALFATENTPLNLACMAVECYIAICMPLRHVQICTVRRTLVLIGLIWFTSMLSVLPDLFVTLATEPLDFFGSRVFCLRQTVFPNPVNTIRRDALYSVFLVVIWITIFFTYFKILFTAKAASKDAKKARNTILLHGFQLLLCMATYVGPPLLTIIKHWFPRDYTDHLFAYYITIQILPRSIIPFIYGVRDNTFRRYLKRYLCCKVTVRSSTIRNLH